Part of the Gemmatimonadaceae bacterium genome, TTGCTCCCGCCGGACAACGCAACGGGCAACTTCACGAAGGTCGTGCAGCGCATTCCCGTGAGGATTCGCATAACGAAAGGCCTCGGGCCCGATCGGCCGTTGCGACCGGGAATGTCGGTGAATGTGCATGTGAAGACGCGGTGAGCAACCGAGGGCAGCAGTTAGTCGCTCGTGCCATCCGGCGCCGTTGTCCGCGATGTGGCTCGAGCGGCGTCTGGGAGAGCTTCATGCGCATGCGCCGTCAATGTCCGTCGTGCGGGCTCGAGCTGGATCGTGGCGAGAGCGACTACTTCTACGGCGCGTATTTACTCAACTTCGTCGCCGCCGAGCTCGTTGCCATGTTTGCATTCGTCGCCGGACTGCTCGCGACCTGGCCGAAGCCGCCGTGGAATCTGCTGACGGCCATCACCGTCGCGATCGCGATCCTCGCTCCGATTGTGCTTTATCCAACGACGAAGGCCCTCTGGCTCGCTGTCGATCTCATGTTCCGGCCCGGGGCGAGTCGCTGACGCGTCGCACTTCACGACGCTTCGGGCTCGATTGCGAT contains:
- a CDS encoding DUF983 domain-containing protein gives rise to the protein MRMRRQCPSCGLELDRGESDYFYGAYLLNFVAAELVAMFAFVAGLLATWPKPPWNLLTAITVAIAILAPIVLYPTTKALWLAVDLMFRPGASR